From Vibrio aerogenes, a single genomic window includes:
- a CDS encoding uracil phosphoribosyltransferase — protein sequence MYILNKNCQNHEVEQLIEICKSSSMSMGYKLRTAHCQLGEIIAEPISKSSNQQKNYAVLILMRAGLCFGIGIADKLEQLGSNVSIIFVNDDKVSSEDLELTKDKDVIIVDAVINSGKSVFGLIDQIPDVNSIKLATTVIPSSSTELFEGYDLYTVRVSNNKYEGAKVQFISAGMGPDTGDRLFNTYN from the coding sequence ATGTATATATTAAATAAAAACTGCCAAAACCATGAAGTCGAACAACTGATTGAGATTTGTAAAAGCAGTTCAATGTCGATGGGCTATAAACTTCGAACTGCACATTGTCAGTTAGGAGAGATCATCGCAGAGCCAATATCAAAATCTTCAAATCAACAAAAAAACTATGCTGTACTGATTTTAATGCGGGCAGGTTTATGTTTTGGTATTGGCATTGCAGACAAGCTTGAACAGCTAGGAAGCAATGTCTCAATAATTTTCGTCAATGATGATAAGGTTTCTAGCGAAGACCTCGAGCTTACTAAGGACAAAGATGTCATCATTGTTGATGCAGTAATAAATTCTGGTAAAAGTGTTTTTGGTCTGATAGACCAAATCCCAGACGTTAACTCTATAAAACTTGCTACAACAGTGATCCCAAGTTCTTCGACTGAGCTATTTGAGGGCTACGATTTATACACTGTACGAGTATCAAATAACAAGTATGAAGGAGCAAAGGTGCAATTCATTTCAGCTGGAATGGGACCAGATACAGGTGATAGACTGTTTAATACATATAACTGA
- a CDS encoding haloacid dehalogenase-like hydrolase, translated as MMKLAIYGVSRSGKDYLIKNVIAYLKETTLLTVIHIEGSKTLNTLAQDMFQQSFKSLEESRKKVLREKFTEIVSEKDSEYDLVLVDGHYSFIDGYSHKVVFTEQDENVYDHFFYLDTPSEMIVDFSKKSTRDKRNLNITVEQVRNWKNYEKCELDKICKNHRKELVILDEDTKSSIKFIYFWFEFYSSKLCNQTLALNFYNKHKSLLEKSNKVILVDCDKTVSINDGTYDFCRYLGIKKEELKSVFRNDRYTSYQFFKVWNLYKKQNPIKVGESATQTLQKINLSQSVFDYLANQKDSAVVGITSGVFDIWSLVNEEYEIFDVLLGNTCNSEIEYLVTPLFKKEIANLLREKGKHVVAIGDSMIDIPMLEAANQGYLIAHEKLNKAVESYLAGVVCTNIKQIFDVGVSYNLKNSMN; from the coding sequence ATGATGAAGTTAGCTATCTATGGGGTATCTAGATCTGGTAAAGATTATTTAATCAAAAATGTAATAGCCTATTTAAAGGAAACAACGCTGTTAACTGTTATTCATATTGAGGGTTCAAAGACATTAAATACTCTTGCTCAAGATATGTTCCAGCAATCCTTTAAAAGTCTCGAAGAATCAAGAAAAAAAGTATTACGAGAAAAATTTACAGAGATCGTGAGTGAAAAAGATTCGGAATACGATCTCGTGCTAGTAGATGGTCATTATTCTTTTATAGATGGTTATTCTCACAAAGTAGTCTTCACTGAACAGGATGAAAATGTTTACGACCACTTCTTCTATTTGGATACTCCATCAGAAATGATTGTGGATTTTTCAAAAAAAAGCACAAGAGATAAAAGAAATTTAAATATTACTGTAGAACAAGTTCGAAATTGGAAAAATTATGAAAAATGTGAATTAGATAAAATATGTAAAAATCACAGAAAAGAACTAGTGATCTTAGATGAAGATACTAAGTCTAGTATTAAATTTATTTATTTCTGGTTTGAATTTTATTCCTCAAAGCTTTGTAATCAAACCTTAGCGCTAAATTTTTATAACAAACATAAAAGTTTACTGGAAAAATCAAATAAGGTTATCCTTGTTGACTGTGATAAGACAGTTTCAATTAATGATGGGACTTATGATTTTTGTAGATATTTAGGGATAAAAAAAGAAGAGTTAAAATCTGTATTTCGAAATGACAGGTATACCTCATATCAATTTTTTAAGGTATGGAATCTATACAAAAAACAAAATCCTATAAAAGTGGGAGAATCAGCTACTCAAACTTTGCAAAAGATAAACCTGAGCCAGAGTGTATTTGACTATTTAGCGAATCAGAAAGACTCTGCTGTTGTAGGTATTACGTCAGGTGTATTCGATATTTGGAGTTTAGTTAATGAAGAATATGAAATTTTTGATGTTTTGTTAGGCAATACATGTAACTCAGAAATTGAATATCTTGTCACTCCATTGTTCAAGAAAGAAATAGCGAATTTACTAAGAGAAAAAGGCAAACACGTAGTTGCGATTGGTGATTCGATGATTGACATTCCAATGTTAGAAGCAGCAAATCAAGGGTATTTGATTGCCCACGAAAAATTAAACAAAGCTGTGGAATCTTATTTAGCTGGAGTGGTGTGTACAAATATTAAACAAATTTTTGATGTTGGAGTGTCTTATAACCTTAAAAATTCTATGAACTAG
- a CDS encoding radical SAM protein, whose amino-acid sequence MIDRACISLGEKCNLKCAYCHFHNENNGKLSGIPQEFTTDELIKIAKNLNDYAKTNNLSIFKIGIVGSGEPTLQYRKIVGLIEYVKNNNLDRLAFYTITNGTILKDKMLNFFLEHKNAIKMCFSLDGYEELHNLGREKYNVVFNGVKEYESKFGYKPPINCTVHSQTILNKTKLRAYLEDNNFKDVTFSRLFDSHDLSMTISKDQYQSLLEYFRGSQFEVRQLDENNKKKYDCTMYGTLCGVGRTNIFITKRGIYPCGRFYGNENYNYGAFDMDLENLEFQMGKMKSLEDGECYYDKYVEIR is encoded by the coding sequence GTGATTGATCGAGCTTGTATATCTCTTGGAGAGAAATGTAACTTAAAATGTGCTTACTGCCATTTTCATAATGAAAACAATGGCAAGTTAAGTGGAATACCACAAGAATTTACTACTGATGAATTAATAAAAATAGCAAAAAACCTAAATGATTATGCAAAAACTAATAATTTAAGTATTTTCAAAATTGGGATAGTTGGTTCTGGTGAGCCTACATTACAATATAGAAAAATTGTTGGCCTTATCGAGTATGTAAAGAATAATAATCTAGATCGATTAGCATTTTATACCATTACAAATGGAACTATATTAAAAGATAAAATGTTAAATTTTTTCTTGGAGCACAAAAATGCGATAAAAATGTGCTTCTCATTGGATGGTTATGAAGAGCTTCATAATTTAGGTCGAGAGAAATATAATGTCGTTTTTAATGGAGTGAAAGAGTATGAGTCTAAATTTGGATATAAGCCACCTATAAACTGTACAGTGCATAGCCAAACCATTTTGAATAAAACTAAACTCAGAGCATACCTTGAAGATAACAATTTTAAGGATGTCACGTTCTCACGTCTTTTTGATTCTCATGATCTAAGTATGACAATATCAAAGGACCAATATCAATCTTTGCTTGAATATTTTAGAGGTAGCCAGTTCGAAGTACGTCAACTTGATGAAAATAACAAAAAGAAATATGACTGTACGATGTATGGCACACTCTGCGGAGTTGGTCGAACCAATATTTTTATCACTAAACGTGGTATTTATCCGTGTGGCAGGTTTTATGGAAATGAAAATTACAATTATGGTGCATTCGATATGGATCTTGAAAATTTAGAGTTTCAAATGGGTAAAATGAAGTCTCTAGAGGACGGTGAATGTTACTACGACAAATATGTTGAGATTAGATGA